The following coding sequences are from one Triticum aestivum cultivar Chinese Spring chromosome 5A, IWGSC CS RefSeq v2.1, whole genome shotgun sequence window:
- the LOC543351 gene encoding MADS-box transcription factor 14 isoform X1, translated as MGRGKVQLKRIENKINRQVTFSKRRSGLLKKAHEISVLCDAEVGLIIFSTKGKLYEFSTESCMDKILERYERYSYAEKVLVSSESEIQGNWCHEYRKLKAKVETIQKCQKHLMGEDLESLNLKELQQLEQQLESSLKHIRSRKNQLMHESISELQKKERSLQEENKVLQKELVEKQKAHAAQQDQTQPQTSSSSSSFMLRDAPPAANTSIHPAATGERAEDAAVQPQAPPRTGLPPWMVSHING; from the exons ATGGGGCGGGGGAAGGTGCAGCTGAAGCGGATCGAGAACAAGATCAACCGGCAGGTGACCTTCTCCAAGCGCCGCTCGGGGCTTCTCAAGAAGGCGCACGAGATCTCCGTGCTCTGCGACGCCGAGGTCGGCCTCATCATCTTCTCCACCAAGGGAAAGCTCTACGAGTTCTCCACCGAGTCATG TATGGACAAAATTCTTGAACGGTATGAGCGCTATTCTTATGCAGAAAAGGTTCTCGTTTCAAGTGAATCTGAAATTCAG gGAAACTGGTGTCACGAATATAGGAAACTGAAGGCGAAGGTTGAGACAATACAGAAATGTCAAAA GCATCTCATGGGAGAGGATCTTGAATCTTTGAATCTCAAGGAGTTGCAGCAACTGGAGCAGCAGCTGGAAAGCTCACTGAAACATATCAGATCCAGGAAG AACCAACTTATGCACGAATCCATTTCTGAGCTTCAGAAGAAG GAGAGGTCACTGCAGGAGGAGAATAAAGTTCTCCAGAAGGAA CTCGTGGAGAAGCAGAAGGCCCATGCGGCGCAGCAAGATCAAACTCAGCCTCAAACCagctcttcatcttcttccttcATGCTGAGGGATGCTCCCCCTGCCGCAAATACCAG cattcatccagcggcaacaggcGAGAGGGCAGAGGATGCGGCAGTGCAGCCGCAGGCCCCACCCCGGACGGGGCTTCCACCGTGGATGGTGAGCCACATCAACGGGTGA
- the LOC543351 gene encoding MADS-box transcription factor 14 isoform X2 gives MEILGTYIMDKILERYERYSYAEKVLVSSESEIQGNWCHEYRKLKAKVETIQKCQKHLMGEDLESLNLKELQQLEQQLESSLKHIRSRKNQLMHESISELQKKERSLQEENKVLQKELVEKQKAHAAQQDQTQPQTSSSSSSFMLRDAPPAANTSIHPAATGERAEDAAVQPQAPPRTGLPPWMVSHING, from the exons ATGGAGATCCTGGGCACGTACAT TATGGACAAAATTCTTGAACGGTATGAGCGCTATTCTTATGCAGAAAAGGTTCTCGTTTCAAGTGAATCTGAAATTCAG gGAAACTGGTGTCACGAATATAGGAAACTGAAGGCGAAGGTTGAGACAATACAGAAATGTCAAAA GCATCTCATGGGAGAGGATCTTGAATCTTTGAATCTCAAGGAGTTGCAGCAACTGGAGCAGCAGCTGGAAAGCTCACTGAAACATATCAGATCCAGGAAG AACCAACTTATGCACGAATCCATTTCTGAGCTTCAGAAGAAG GAGAGGTCACTGCAGGAGGAGAATAAAGTTCTCCAGAAGGAA CTCGTGGAGAAGCAGAAGGCCCATGCGGCGCAGCAAGATCAAACTCAGCCTCAAACCagctcttcatcttcttccttcATGCTGAGGGATGCTCCCCCTGCCGCAAATACCAG cattcatccagcggcaacaggcGAGAGGGCAGAGGATGCGGCAGTGCAGCCGCAGGCCCCACCCCGGACGGGGCTTCCACCGTGGATGGTGAGCCACATCAACGGGTGA